The genomic segment GCGTTCCCACACTAGGAACCGTGGATTAAATATGACTTATGGAGACCTTCGAAACATGGACCGCAACGAGGTTAACAAACCGTTGCGGACGATCATCAGCGAGCGACGACCACGCATGGCCGATCTCAAACTGACACTGGTGGTGGCCTGCGCGCTCGTCGACGCCGACAAACGCGTCCTGATCGCGCAGCGCCCCGAAGGCAAGGCGCTGGCGGGCCTTTGGGAATTCCCCGGCGGCAAGTGCGAACCGGGCGAGCGGCCGGAGCAGAGCCTGATCCGCGAGCTGCATGAGGAGCTCGGCATCGAAGTCGCCGAGCCGTGCCTCGCGCCGTTGACCTTCGCCAGCTA from the Bradyrhizobium sp. WBAH42 genome contains:
- a CDS encoding (deoxy)nucleoside triphosphate pyrophosphohydrolase gives rise to the protein MADLKLTLVVACALVDADKRVLIAQRPEGKALAGLWEFPGGKCEPGERPEQSLIRELHEELGIEVAEPCLAPLTFASYAYETFHLLMPLYICRRWEGMVTAREGQNLAWVRANKLRDYPMPPADIPLIPHLIDLLM